The Pseudomonas entomophila genome segment CCAGTGCCGACAAAACACCTCTCACAGGCCGCTCACAGCTCCCGCCGCAACAGGTAGGTATCCATGATCCAGCCGTTGCGCCGCCGCGCCGCCTCGCGCAATTCGAGGATGCGCGCCTTGACCGCCTGCAACGGCCCCGCCACCAGCAACTCGTCCGCCGTGCCCAGGTAGGCGCCCCAGTAGATCACCAGGTGCGGATCCTCCAGCGCGGCAAACGCACATGCCCCGTCAAGCATCACCACCACATTGTCGACCCGCGCCAGTTCGCCCAGGCGCCTTCCTGGCAGCACGGTCAATGGCTCGCCGATACGATTGAGGGGGATCTGGTGCCGGGCCGCCAGGGCCTGCACGCTGCTGATACCGGGGATGACTTCCAGGGTGAGCGCCACACCACGCTGGCGGACCAGGTCGAGGATGCGCAAGGTGCTGTCGTAAAGCCCAGGTTCGCCCCAGAGCAAAAAGGCGCCGACGTCATCGGCGCCCAACTCGTCGTCGATCAGGCGGGCATACAGCGCCGCGCGCTCGGCGTGCCAATCCTGCACGGCGCCGACATAGTCGGCGGCCTGCCCATCACGCCGGGGATCCTCGACCTGCACCAGGCGATACCCGCCCTCGGGCAGGTAGCGCTCGAGGATAGCCTTGCGCAGTTGCAGCAAGGCGCCCTTGTCGGCGCCCTTGTCGAGCACGAAGAACACCGTGGCGCGCTGCAGCGCCGCCACGGCCTCGAAGGTGACCTGGCGTGGATCGCCTGGCCCGATGCCGATCAGTAGCAGCTGTTTCATCGAATGCCTCGCCTGGATGCCGGTGGCCATTGTCGGCCGGCCACCGGTATTTGGCAAAGCGGCTGCCAGCTTTAGAAGATCGAGAAGTTGTAGCTGACGATCACCCGGGTCTCGTCCATGTCACGCGCCCATTTCTCGTAGTTGCTGCGGTAGGTGGAGTTGCGCAGGCGCACGCTGACGTCCTTGAACGTGCCGCTTTGCACCTGGTACTTGAGCTCGCTGTCGCGCTCCCATTCCTTACCTTCGGCCAGGCTGCCCGGGACCTTGATGTTGTCACCGTTGATATAGCGGGTGAAGAAGGTCAGGCCAGGCACACCAAGGGCCTTGAAGTCATAGTCGTAGCGCAGCTGCCAGGAGCGCTCCTGGGCGGCGGCGAAGTCGTTGACCTGGGCGTAGTTGACCAGGTACGGGTTGGTGCCGTCGAGGTACGGCATGGCGCTGTCGCCGAACATGCGCTGCCAGCCGGCGCTGATCTTGTGCCCACCCAGGCTGTAACCCAGCATGCCGCTAAAGGCGCGGTGGTCGATGTGGCCGGCGCGGGCATTGCCGATGTCGTCGCTCTTGATCACCCGCAGGTCGGCCGACAGGGTACCGACGTCCAGCGGCTGGCTGGCGACCAGGCCGAGGAAGTGCTGGCGATAGATGTTCTCCAGCTTCGATACCTGGTACTGGGCGCTGACCCGGTCGTTGAAGCGGTAGTCGACACCGGCGAGGTCGAAGTGGTCGGCCTCGATATCACAGGCGTAGCGCTTGTTCTTGCAGTGGACGCGAATATCCTGGCGGTCAGTGGAATCTCGCGCGGTGTACTGGTTCAGGCGCGCCAGGGTGAACTTCAGGTCGCGCACTTCCTCGGACGTCAGCCAGGCGCCATGGAACAGGGTCGGCAGCAGGCGGCCGTCGTTGTACTTGAGCAGCGGCACATCGGGCATCATCGAACCGTACTTGAACACGGTCTGCGAATACTTCACCTTGCCGGCGATACCCATCTTGGCGTACTGGTCGACGGAATGACGCGGGTTGTGTCCGGAGGACGGCAACAAGCCGCTGTTACTGTCGGCCGGGCTCGAGTCCAACTTGTAACCGAGCATCCCCAGTGCATCCACACCAAACCCTACCGGGCCCTGGGTATAACCGGACTGGACATTGAGGATGAACCCCTGCGCCCACTCCTCACGCTTTGACGCGCCCTGGCTGGAACTGCTGTGGCCGTCACGGAAATCCCGGTTGAAATAGACATTGCGCGCTTCGACCTTGGCACTGCTGTCTTCAATGAAACCGGCCGCCTGGGCGTTGACACCGGCACACAGGAAGAACAGGCCGGCAACTCGGCGCCCAGGGGCGAGGGGAAAGGGGGCAAACATGCGAGGGAACATCCAAAAGAGGGGCAGAAAACAATCCGAGCAGTCACCTGCATCGGCACTACGGGACAGGCGAACAGACTTCGACCATCATCTTGGATTTTGCGCCAATGCCTCTAGGGCAAGCCATTGGACCATGGTCTAGAACGGCCTGGCGAGGCCCGCCTGGGCATTTTCGAATAACGTGCAGGAAACCGACAAAGTTCCCGGGTAATTGATTGAAAGTTTGCTGTTTACCACCCTGCCCGGCACTACTACACTCACTATCAGCGAACAGCAGTCCCCCCCGCGTGGCCAACGTTCAATACAATCTTCATGTTCGTCACGTCATGCCACGGCAGACTTAACAGGAGTGATGACAGTGTCCAGACTTGCAGAGTTTCGTGCTGCCGAAAAAGCGCTTCAGGAACAGATGGCACAATTGGAAGCGCTGAAAAAGGATGCCGGCCTCAAACGCGAAATCGAATTCGAGCAGAAACTAGTCGGCCTGATGAAGAGCTATGACAAGCGCCTGCGCGACATCATCGCGATCCTTGACCCCAAAGGCGCGAGCAAGGCCCCCTCGGCACCCGTCAAGCAGCAACGCCGCCCACGGGTGGTGAAAGTCTACGAAAACCCGCACACCGGCGAGCTGATCGAGACCAAGGGCGGCAACCATCGCGGGTTGAAGGCCTGGAAGGAACAGTACGGCGCACAAACGGTGGAAAGCTGGGTGCGCTGATGAAATATCAACGCACTCTTCACACTTTTTTCACTTGTGCCCGCGCAGTATCGAACCAGCTAAAGGACTAGCGACCCCATCACGCGCCCGCACATGCGGGCCTCTAATTCCAGCGCCCTGCCACTGTGCAGGGCGCTTTCGTTTGCGCTGCCGGCTGACTGCCGTATCATGGCCCATCTCTTTTAGGCCCAGATCCCGGAGTACCCATGAGCCTGCACCAGCTGCAAACACTGCCCGGCGTCACTGCCCAGCCAGACACCGCCACCGCCCAGTTCGTCTTCAACCACACCATGCTGCGGGTCAAGGATATCGAGAAATCCCTGGACTTCTACACCCGCGTGCTGGGCTTCAGCCTGGTGGACAAGCGCGACTTCCCGGAAGCGGCCTTCAGCCTGTACTTCCTGGCCCTGGTCGACCAGAAGGATATCCCCGAGGATGACAGCGCGCGCCACCAGTGGATGAAGTCGATCCCTGGCGTGCTCGAGCTGACCCACAACCACGGCACCGAGAACGACCCTGAGTTCGCCTACCACAACGGCAACACCGACCCACGCGGTTTCGGCCACATCTGCATCTCGGTGCCGGACGTACGCGTCGCCTGCGAGCGTTTCGAGGCGCTGGACGTGCCCTTCCAGAAACGCCTGAGCGACGGCCGCATGAAGCACCTGGCCTTCGTCAAGGACCCGGACGGCTACTGGGTCGAGGTGATCCAGCCGACCGACCTGAAGGACTGACCTTCAGCCGTCGCGCTCGTCGGGCGGGGAACGCCCGCCCCCTTGCTGTGGTATATGAAGAAGACGCTTCTTCCATGCCACAGCGAGGTCAGGACGATGCAAACCCTTCACTGTGAATACCGCAAGCACACCATCACCGCCAGTGTGATGCCCCACCCCGACTCGCCCCTGCCCTATGCCGCCGGGTGCCTGATCACCGACCCGCAAGGCCACACCAGCCGGCGCTTGTCGATGCCGATGAAGTTCTTCTCCGACCTGAACAACGCCCAGCACGTATCCCTGGCCCATGGCCGGGCGCTGGTGGATCAACGGCTGGACGAGGGGCATGACACCTTCTGACAGTGAGTATCCCCCCTTTAGGAGCGGCTTTAGCCGCGAAGCAGGCACCGCGATGCAGGGCATCCGCTTCGCGGGTGATCGCGGGTAACCCCGCTTCTACAGGAAAAAGCGAAGCCAACGCGATCACGCCTGCCTGGCAAACGCCACCGCCGCCGCGACTTGCTCGTCACTTGGGCGCACCCCGGTATACAGCACGAACTGTTCCAGCGCTTGCAGGGCAATGACTTCCAGCCCGGTGATCACGGGCTTGCCCAGCGCCTCGGCCTGCTGGATCAGCGGCGTGCGCGCCGGCATGGCAACTACATCGAATACCTGTTCGGCCGCCGCGATCGCGGCTTCACTGAACGCCAGCTGGGCGGCCTCCGGGCCACCCGCCATGCCGATCGGCGTGACATTGACCAGCATCGACGGGCATTGGTCACCCAGTTCTGGCAACCAGCGGTAACCACACGCCTGTGCCAACTGTCGCCCGGCCGGCTCATTGCGCGCCACGATGATCCCGTCGCGAAAACCCGCATCGCGCAAAGCGCTGGCCACCGCCTTGGCCATGCCACCGCTACCGCGCAGGGCAAAGGCGGTGCCCGGGTCGACCCGATGCCGCGCCAGCAACTGACGCACCGCCAGGTAGTCGGTGTTGTAGGCCTTCAGGCGCCCCTGGGTGTTGACCAAGGTGTTCACCGACGCAATGGCCGCCGCGGACGGGTCGATCTCGTCCACCAGGGCCATGCAGGCCTCCTTGTACGGCATCGACACCCCACACCCGCGGATACCCAAGGCACGGATACCCGCCACGGCGGCCGGCAAGTCCTGGGTGGTCATGGCTTTGTAGTAGTAGTCCAGGCCCAACTGCTGGTAGAGGTGGTTGTGAAAGCGTACGCCGAACGTGCCCGGGCGCCCGGCCAGGGAAATGCACAGGACGGTATCCCTGCTGGGTGGTGTGCTCATGGCCTGTTTCTCCGCGTGTCGACTGAAACGATTGCGCCAGCCTACCAGACACGACCACCGGTCGCCCCTTACACAACCTTTACCCTCCCCCTGCGAGCACTTGACGGTTGCCGGAGTCATAGTAATCAAGCCCCGAGCCTGGGGTTGTCTTGCGAGGATTGGCCATGAACCGTTTCATCCCCGGAATCGCCCTGCTGGTCGGCGCGCTGGCCATCAGCGGGCAGGCATCCGCCCATGGTGGCGGCTGGTATGGCCCGGGCCCGGTGCTCGGCGCGGCAGTGGCGGGCGTGGTGGTCGGCGCGGCGATTTCCGGCGGCCATGACCGTACCGTGTACGTGCAGCAGCAGCCGGTCTACGCACCTGCGCCAGTCTATGTGCAGGCGCCACCGCCGCCACCGCCGGTCTATTACCAGCCCTATGTCGTGGAACGCTACGTACCCGCCCCACCACCGCCGGTCTACCGCCGCTACTACGGCCCGCCACCGGTGTATTACGGGCCACCGCGCTGGTGAGCGGCATAGTTGATAAAACCAATGACCACTATCGAGGACATTGATTTCAAACCCCGAGGGCGTCTGCGTAAGGTGGGGCCATGTTTACAGGAGATGCCCCCATGGCCCCTATCCAGATCATGTCCGTCGTCGGTAGCGCCGTCCCGAACAACCTGCGTCAGCAGGGCCTGCTGGCCTGCTGGTACCTGATACGCAACGGCGAGGCCATCAGCGGCCCGCTGACCACGCGCTCCTCGGCGCAGGCCCTGGCCGACCGGCTGCACGATTCAAGCTTCATCGCCTGACCTGAATTTGTTGTTGTGCGTTGCTCCCTACGCCCCTTCTGGCCCGCCCTTCCCGGCGGGCTTTTTTTGCCTGGGTGGATGCGCCTGCGGGGTTACAGGTGGCTGACAGAAAATGGTACAGGATTAAATTTCGTTCACGTTGCGCCCTTTGGATATAAGGCATTCGACAGCCGTTCGGCCATACTCCAAAGATGTTTTTCGTGTTTTCGTGAGTTTTGCAAAGTGACGAAACCCAATGAATACGGGGGTTTCGTCACTTCGCGTCACGCTCCGTCACCCGCAAAAACACAGCCATTGGTACAAAAAGTGGTACGAATAACTTCCCACTCTTCGGCGTTCTGCCGGTCCCGCCAGCCGTCCTGGCTGACGTTACTCCCACTCCGCTTCACGCTCAGCATGAGCCCACAACCTGGCCGCTTTAGGTGCCAGGGTCAATGCCGCGTGAGGGGTTGATGCCCGAGCGCATACAGCTGGTAATCCGTCACGGCCTTGTACGCCGACTCAGCGTCAGGCTCAGCCGCTCGACTTCCTCTGGCGGCGCGCCAGCGTCCTGGGCCTCGTGATATCGACGCAAAGCGGCAATCGCCTCCCGAATCAACGGCTCACCCGCTTCGATCATTCCCTCGATGGTTCGCTTCACGGCTCGGTCCTGACGGTTTGACCAAGGCATTATAGGACGCCTCGCAGGCAAGCCCAGCTACTTGGGCACGGTCAAACGCTGCCGCCAGTTCTCCCGCTCGAGCATCAGCCCGTGCGAGCAGGTCGGAGAGCACCATTGCGGCGCGGCGGGCTGCCTCGCCTCGAGCGGCAACGGCGGGATCCGCGCCGGCGCAACCGACGGTGGCGGCGAGTTTGCCGGCGTCGTCGTGCAGCCGCTGGCCAGCAGCATCAGCCCCAGCAGCAGAACCTTCGGCAATCGTTCGTTGTTCCTGAGCATGCGCCCTCACCCCCTCCTGCGCCTGGGCGCGTCGTTGTTCTTCGTCCCGCGCGGCACGCTCTCCAATCACTTCTGCCAGGCGATCACCGCTGTCCCGCTGCGCCGATGCTGCGACGGCCGCCACGCGCTCGACCTTGCGCCCATGCTCGTAGGCGCCCCAGTAGGACGCCAACACCAGCAAGAGTGCCGTGCCGCGTATCCACCAGTTCACGCCGCCTCCAGAAACAGAGCGCGCTCAGCGTCACGCCGGCGCACAAGGCCGGCAAGCACCTTGCCCCCGGCCTTGTTCCAGCGCGGGAATTGCTCAGCCGCGGCGGCATAGTCGCCAGCGTTGAGCAGACGGCGGAGCGTTGACGACTCGAGGTTCGCCGAGCCGAGGTTGT includes the following:
- the cobF gene encoding precorrin-6A synthase (deacetylating), with the protein product MKQLLLIGIGPGDPRQVTFEAVAALQRATVFFVLDKGADKGALLQLRKAILERYLPEGGYRLVQVEDPRRDGQAADYVGAVQDWHAERAALYARLIDDELGADDVGAFLLWGEPGLYDSTLRILDLVRQRGVALTLEVIPGISSVQALAARHQIPLNRIGEPLTVLPGRRLGELARVDNVVVMLDGACAFAALEDPHLVIYWGAYLGTADELLVAGPLQAVKARILELREAARRRNGWIMDTYLLRREL
- a CDS encoding OprD family porin; the encoded protein is MFAPFPLAPGRRVAGLFFLCAGVNAQAAGFIEDSSAKVEARNVYFNRDFRDGHSSSSQGASKREEWAQGFILNVQSGYTQGPVGFGVDALGMLGYKLDSSPADSNSGLLPSSGHNPRHSVDQYAKMGIAGKVKYSQTVFKYGSMMPDVPLLKYNDGRLLPTLFHGAWLTSEEVRDLKFTLARLNQYTARDSTDRQDIRVHCKNKRYACDIEADHFDLAGVDYRFNDRVSAQYQVSKLENIYRQHFLGLVASQPLDVGTLSADLRVIKSDDIGNARAGHIDHRAFSGMLGYSLGGHKISAGWQRMFGDSAMPYLDGTNPYLVNYAQVNDFAAAQERSWQLRYDYDFKALGVPGLTFFTRYINGDNIKVPGSLAEGKEWERDSELKYQVQSGTFKDVSVRLRNSTYRSNYEKWARDMDETRVIVSYNFSIF
- a CDS encoding histone-like nucleoid-structuring protein, MvaT/MvaU family yields the protein MSRLAEFRAAEKALQEQMAQLEALKKDAGLKREIEFEQKLVGLMKSYDKRLRDIIAILDPKGASKAPSAPVKQQRRPRVVKVYENPHTGELIETKGGNHRGLKAWKEQYGAQTVESWVR
- the gloA gene encoding lactoylglutathione lyase, coding for MSLHQLQTLPGVTAQPDTATAQFVFNHTMLRVKDIEKSLDFYTRVLGFSLVDKRDFPEAAFSLYFLALVDQKDIPEDDSARHQWMKSIPGVLELTHNHGTENDPEFAYHNGNTDPRGFGHICISVPDVRVACERFEALDVPFQKRLSDGRMKHLAFVKDPDGYWVEVIQPTDLKD
- a CDS encoding shikimate 5-dehydrogenase, which encodes MSTPPSRDTVLCISLAGRPGTFGVRFHNHLYQQLGLDYYYKAMTTQDLPAAVAGIRALGIRGCGVSMPYKEACMALVDEIDPSAAAIASVNTLVNTQGRLKAYNTDYLAVRQLLARHRVDPGTAFALRGSGGMAKAVASALRDAGFRDGIIVARNEPAGRQLAQACGYRWLPELGDQCPSMLVNVTPIGMAGGPEAAQLAFSEAAIAAAEQVFDVVAMPARTPLIQQAEALGKPVITGLEVIALQALEQFVLYTGVRPSDEQVAAAVAFARQA
- a CDS encoding DUF2514 domain-containing protein, yielding MNWWIRGTALLLVLASYWGAYEHGRKVERVAAVAASAQRDSGDRLAEVIGERAARDEEQRRAQAQEGVRAHAQEQRTIAEGSAAGADAAGQRLHDDAGKLAATVGCAGADPAVAARGEAARRAAMVLSDLLARADARAGELAAAFDRAQVAGLACEASYNALVKPSGPSREANHRGNDRSG